From Antennarius striatus isolate MH-2024 chromosome 14, ASM4005453v1, whole genome shotgun sequence, the proteins below share one genomic window:
- the LOC137607710 gene encoding aurora kinase A- and ninein-interacting protein: MKASKSAQKAPAQEECGVWLDASQLKVKAKRKGVTPRISKMFSPLPGGGGYSSATAFNFTQTKMQMPKTKQSSISTFFRPQHKEVHNKMSTSEAPLVDPVLPSSVSTSTTNASAAPTLEPCGIKRRRETDLDFLDSKAVAAHEEETENIPQEMLQGLAASCTYSQNKSFDLEEETFEEINPPQSKRRSTPTSELSDDSQPVPQAWSQDPLFTYSQYSDDEFYQSTLKIPAKDLNDFFSLQSERNFIDCMGVDVKTSTQKSSEHRDSSHMDVHRENNKFFSSQSPRKHSVLSHFEFLSNQKWMEPKSALPLKHIPVHPWKKLDKEDLDSQFKWIKPNSSPLKKTHQSCREFDEDNLAMLFTQDSEGFRVIAHRDLHAKSPLKDQSNINTRTVRTSAHKTLVDDEENEILFTQDSQGNLVIRH; encoded by the exons ATGAAGGCCTCCAAATCTGCACAGAAGGCTCCTGCTCAAGAGGAGTGTGGAGTTTGGCTGGACGCTTCACAACTGAAAGTAAAAGCTAAACGA AAGGGAGTCACTCCTCGTATTTCTAAAATGTTCAGTCCTTTGCCGGGAGGTGGAGGATACAGTTCGGCTACGGCTTTCAACTTTACTCAGACAAAAATGCAAATGCCAAAGACTAAACAGAGCTCCATATCCACCTTCTTCAGACCTCAGCATAAGG AAGTTCATAATAAGATGTCTACTTCTGAAGCACCACTTGTGGACCCAGTGCTACCCTCTTCAGTGTCTACCTCAACCACTAATGCCTCAGCTGCACCCACACTTGAACCATGTGGGATTAAAAGGAGACGTGAAACAGATCTTGACTTCCTTGACTCTAAGGCTGTTGCTGCTCATGAAGAGGAAACTGAAAATATACCTCAAGAAATGTTGCAGGGGTTGGCAGCAAGTTGCACGTATTCTCAAAACAAAAGTTTTGATTTGGAAGAGGAGACGTTTGAGGAGATAAATCCACCACAGAGTAAGAGGAGATCCACCCCAACCTCCGAATTGTCAGATGACAGTCAACCTGTTCCACAGGCATGGAGTCAGGACCCACTTTTCACGTATAGCCAATACTCTGATGATGAATTTTACCAGAGCACCTTAAAAATACCAGCAAAGGATTTAAATGACTTCTTCAGTCTTCAAAGTGAGAGGAACTTTATTGATTGCATGGGCGTGGACGTGAAAACATCCACTCAGAAATCATCTGAACACCGTGATTCTTCTCACATGGATGTTCATAGAGAAAATaacaagtttttctcttctcaGTCCCCAAGGAAACACTCAGTTCTCTCGcattttgaatttctttcaAATCAGAAATGGATGGAACCAAAATCTGCATTACCTCTAAAACACATTCCAGTGCACCCATGGAAAAAATTAGATAAAGAAGACCTTGACTCACAATTCAAGTGGATAAAACCAAATAGTtcccccctaaaaaaaacacatcaatcatGCAGAGAGTTTGATGAGGACAACCTTGCCATGTTGTTTACCCAGGACTCTGAAGGCTTCCGGGTGATAGCACACAGAGATCTCCACGCCAAGAGTCCACTTAAAGATCAGAGTAATATAAACACCAGGACAGTGAGAACCTCTGCACACAAAACTCTGGTTGACGACGAAGAAAATGAGATACTTTTCACTCAAGACTCTCAGGGAAATCTGGTCATTAGACACTGA